One region of Vitis vinifera cultivar Pinot Noir 40024 chromosome 1, ASM3070453v1 genomic DNA includes:
- the LOC100266692 gene encoding pentatricopeptide repeat-containing protein At5g66520 — protein MAPILCTPTSQLSSESNAAQTLHLLQRCSNMEELRQIHGQMLKTGLILDEIPASKLLAFCASPNSGSLAYARTVFDRIFRPNTFMWNTMIRGYSNSKEPEEALLLYHHMLYHSVPHNAYTFPFLLKACSSMSALEETQQIHAHIIKMGFGSEIYTTNSLLNVYSKSGDIKSARLLFDQVDQRDTVSWNSMIDGYTKCGEIEMAYEIFNHMPERNIISWTSMISGCVGAGKPKEALNLFHRMQTAGIKLDNVALVSTLQACADLGVLDQGKWIHAYIKKHEIEIDPILGCVLIDMYAKCGDLEEAIEVFRKMEEKGVSVWTAMISGYAIHGRGREALEWFMKMQTAGVEPNQMTFTGILTACSHAGLVHEAKLLFESMERIHGFKPSIEHYGCMVDLLGRAGLLKEAEELIENMPVKPNAAIWGALLNACHIHGNLELGKQIGKILIQVDPGHGGRYIHLASIHAAAGEWNQAARVRRQMKEQGVSKLPGCSVISVNGTAHEFLAGDESHPQIKEIDHMLEQIVERLREEGYKPKLGDLLLDLEDKEKETAIHHHSEKLAVTFGLISTKPGMTIRIVKNLRVCEDCHTVIKLISKVYAREILMRDRTRFHLFKDGNCTCGDYW, from the coding sequence ATGGCACCCATCTTGTGTACTCCAACAAGCCAGTTATCTTCGGAATCAAATGCAGCACAGACCCTTCATCTGCTTCAAAGATGTTCAAATATGGAGGAACTAAGGCAGATCCATGGCCAGATGTTGAAAACAGGCCTTATTCTTGATGAAATCCCAGCCAGCAAGCTCCTAGCTTTCTGTGCTTCACCGAATTCCGGGAGTTTAGCCtacgcccggacagtttttgacAGGATATTCAGACCCAATACTTTCATGTGGAATACCATGATAAGAGGATACTCAAACAGCAAAGAACCTGAAGAAGCCCTACTTCTTTACCATCACATGCTGTATCATTCTGTTCCACACAATGCTTACACCTTCCCTTTCCTGCTGAAAGCCTGTTCCAGTATGTCAGCCTTGGAAGAAACTCAACAAATCCATGCTCACATCATTAAAATGGGCTTTGGCTCAGAGATATACACCACAAATTCCCTGCTGAATGTTTACTCCAAATCTGGTGACATTAAATCTGCCCGTCTCCTTTTTGACCAGGTAGACCAACGAGACACTGTTTCTTGGAATTCAATGATTGACGGGTACACAAAATGTGGGGAGATTGAAATGGCCTATGAAATTTTTAACCATATGCCAGAAAGGAATATTATCTCATGGACATCAATGATTTCCGGCTGTGTTGGGGCTGGCAAGCCCAAGGAAGCTTTGAATCTATTTCACAGAATGCAGACTGCAGGTATAAAACTTGACAATGTAGCACTGGTAAGCACGCTTCAAGCATGTGCGGATCTTGGAGTGTTGGATCAAGGCAAATGGATTCATGCCTACATTAAAAAgcatgaaattgaaattgacCCAATCCTGGGTTGTGTTCTCATAGACATGTATGCTAAGTGTGGCGACTTGGAAGAAGCCATAgaagtttttagaaaaatggaggaaaaaggTGTCTCTGTATGGACAGCCATGATTTCTGGTTATGCAATTCATGGACGTGGAAGAGAAGCTCTTGAATGGTTTATGAAAATGCAGACTGCAGGAGTGGAACCAAACCAGATGACTTTCACAGGGATTTTGACTGCTTGTAGCCATGCAGGACTAGTACATGAGGCAAAATTGTTGTTTGAGAGCATGGAGAGAATTCATGGCTTCAAACCTTCGATAGAGCATTATGGGTGTATGGTTGACCTCCTGGGCCGAGCTGGGTTGTTGAAGGAAGCAGAAGAGTTAATTGAGAATATGCCTGTAAAACCAAATGCTGCCATTTGGGGGGCACTGCTCAATGCATGTCATATTCATGGAAATCTTGAGCTAGGTAAACAGATAGGGAAAATTTTGATTCAAGTGGATCCTGGCCATGGTGGCCGATACATTCACTTGGCAAGCATTCATGCAGCTGCAGGGGAATGGAACCAAGCAGCTAGAGTGAGACGACAGATGAAAGAGCAGGGAGTTTCAAAACTTCCAGGGTGCAGTGTGATCAGTGTGAATGGGACAGCTCATGAATTTTTAGCCGGGGATGAATCGCACCCGCAGATCAAAGAGATAGATCACATGTTGGAGCAGATTGTGGAGAGACTAAGAGAAGAAGGATATAAACCTAAACTAGGGGATTTGCTACTGGATCTAGAGgacaaggaaaaagaaacagCAATTCATCATCATAGTGAGAAGCTTGCAGTCACATTTGGGCTCATCAGCACTAAACCAGGGATGACAATTCGGATAGTTAAGAATCTTCGAGTTTGTGAGGACTGTCACACAGTAATAAAGCTCATCTCCAAGGTCTATGCAAGGGAAATTCTCATGCGGGATAGAACACGGTTCCACCTTTTCAAAGACGGAAATTGTACTTGTGGGGACTACTGGTGA